In the genome of Candidatus Cloacimonadota bacterium, the window TCCGAGCCGCCCTTCCCGCTGGAAGGCGACGCCGACCGCTACAATTTCCATGAGGATGATAACGATTATTACAGCCAGCCCCGGGCCCTCTTCCATCTGATGAGCGCGGAGCAGAAACAGGTGCTGTTCGACAACACCATGCGCAACCTGGGCGACGCTCCCCGGGAGATCAAGGTCCGCCACATCATCAACTGCTGGAAGGTTGATTCCGCCTACGGCGAAGGGGTTGCCAAAGCCTGCGGCATAGCCATGGACGAAATCCCCGTTCAATAATCGGATACAGAACCACAGCCACCGGATCCGGTCCTTCCGGATCCGGTATTTTATTTATTATTGGGGAACGAAAATTGCTTGTTCTGCGGTAACTGCTTGAGAAACAAGCAAAAGGAGTGAGCCATGAACAAGAGCTTCATGATTCTGTTTTTAGGCCTCACCGTGGCCCTGGGCGCTTTCGAGATCTTTCCTTACGCCCTGGAGGTCGAGGGCATCGAGCACGTAAATCTGGAACAAAACCCCCTGGTTTTGGGCAACTGCGTGGGAGACCAATCCTACCTCCAACTGAACAGTGGCACCGGTTGGGTGCAGTATCCCTCTTACCTGAAGGGCGTGCCCATCACCGGATCCTGTTTGCTGAACGACAGCACCCTGATGCTGGCCATGGGCGCCGGCTTCTGGAGCGACGGGGTTTACAACTTCGATCTGAACAACCACAGCTGGCAGCTGAACGAATGGTTCTACCGCCCCAATTTCCTGCTCAGATACCCCGGCAACGGCAATTTCTATGTGGGTGACGACACCGGCCTGCTCTTTTCCACCGACGGCGCCGACTGGAACTGGGTCTACACCATCGGCAAGTATGAATGCAACAGCCTGGCCTGGCACGGAGAACACCTGGTCACCAACATTGGCAACGGCGTCTGGTACTCCGCGGATTCCGGCCAGAGCTGGCAAATGAGCCCGATGACGTTGCTTAAGGGATTCCGCTTCACCGATCAGGGCATCCTCTACGGGTTGATGAATGACGGCTCGGATTCCGACGGCCTCTGGCGCTCCCTGGATTATGGCGCCACCTGGAACGTGGTCTTCTACACCACCGGGCTCAACCAGATCGGTCCGGACTTCGCTGGCTACCTGCCCCTGGGCTGGGGCCAGCCGAACGAAAACGGACTGTTTTTGGAATTGAAGGCTCCCGACGACAGCCTCATCTCCATGTCGCATCCCGTGCTGCATTATCCCGTCTGGGCTCTGGAGGTCTTTCCCCTGGTGAACACGCCCTCTTTCTACGTCCTCAATTTGGCCGGGATCTATTTCCTGACCGGGTTTTCGCCCGTGGAGGCCGATGACCCTGCCGTCCCCCCGGTTTCAGGCTGGAGCGCCACCCTTTTTCCCAATCCCGCCAAAAGCTGGACGGAACTGAGTTTCAACGCCACCATCCCCCGCGGCACCGATATCAGCCTCTATGACCTCAAAGGCCGCAAGATCGCCAACCTTAAACTACAGCAGACCGGCTCCGCCAGGCTGCGCCTCGAGCTTCCCAAGCTCCCCGGCGGCATCTACCTGCTGAAGATCCGGGCGCAAGGACAGGCCCAAACCCTGAGGCTGGTGATGGCACATTGATTCCGGTCCAAGTTCGAGAGGATCTTGAGGGCTTCTCCGCGCTTTTTTTCCGGGCGGGTCCAAAGGAACCCAAGCAGGAAAATCATTGACATTTTCACGCGGCCCCCTGAGCTTGCGTTCATAAGGTAAATATTCAGGGAGTTTGAACATGGCTATATCTCAGACACCTTTGAGGAATCTTTTCACCTATATCAGGGACCTCTATGACGTCGCCGGCCTGTATGGCGATTTTTTGGCGGAACAGGGCAATCCCAAGCAGTTCGGGATGAACGCCTGGACCCTGCAGGAGTTGATCCAGCTTCACGCCGAGAGCCAGGGTAAGTATGCCAAGTACTTTTCCGTCCGCTTTGGCGAAGGTGAGGAAGATCCCGCCTCAAAGCCGGCCAAAAAGGGCAAATCCAGTCATGAACAAACATCCAACACCAACGTCCTGCTTTCCATCAGCAAACCCGAGCTGAATCCGGAACCCCTGCCCGATCCCCGCCTTTCCCCCTGGCTCACTCTCACTCCCAGGCACAACGACATGCCCCTGCTGAACTATCTGGACAAGATCCCCCTGACTAAAGGAAAGAAGACCGCTCCGCCGGTGCCGTCGCCAGGCCCGCGCGTGATCCTCACCCAGGAAGACGCCTGGGAAGACGACGAGGCCCCCGTCGCCACCACGGAACCAAGTCCCGATGCAGAATGGGACTACTTTTCCAATCATCCGGAGCTTAAAAAGCCCTTCGAAGCTTATAAGAAGGCCTACGAAGCGCACTGGCAGGCCAACCGCCTGCCCCTCCAACTGGCCGCCCTCTATGACAGCCTCCACACCCTCTATTACGAGGTGAAAGGAAGCTCCCGGCTGGAACTGGCCCTGTCTTTTGGCTTGGTGGCCATGAAGATGGGGGCTGTGCGCTACCGCAACTATCTCTACCAGGTTCCCCTGATCATGGAACTCAAAAAGGGCAACATCCAGATCTCGCTCGACGCCGTCACCGCCGGGGTCACCTGCGACGCGCATTTCCTGCCCTATCTGAAGGACCTCCATCCCAAGGACAGCCCCGCCAGCATCGAAAAACGCAAGGAGGAAATCCTCTCCGCCGTAAGCGCCTTCAACAGCGGCATCCACCTCCTCAGCTTCTATCCGGAGGACATGCACACCGAATTTTTCGACCCTGCCCTGCTCACCCTGGATTCCTTCCCCTCCAAAACGGTGAAGTTCTTTTTGGGCGACAAACTCACGGAGGGCAAGGAACCGCTAAAGGAAGGTGAAAGGCTGGATTACGCTTTTCACGACGAGATCCCCGAAAAAAACCTGGTCTTCAGCTTTTCCCCCGTGATCCAGACCCGGATCATGGAGGTGAACACCCTCATCTACCGCGACGCCAGCAACATCATCAAGGAGATCGACCGCCTGGAAGCCGCCAAAAACACCGCCGCCATTCCCAACCTCTTCAAAAAAATGTTCGTGGTGGGAGACGGCTCCTTCCCGGAGGCACAGCCGCCCCAGAGCCTCCAGGGTGAGTTGCATTTTCCCAAACCATACAACAAGGAGCAACTGCGCATCATTGAGCGCATCGCCACCGAAGACGCCCTGGTGGTGGAAGGCCCTCCCGGAACGGGAAAAAGCCACACCATTGCCAACATCGTGGCCCACAGCGTGGCCAACGGGCTGAACATCCTGGTGGTCTCCCAAAACGCCAAGGCCCTCACCGTGATCCGGAACCAGATCCCGGAATCCATCCGCGACCTCTCCGTGGCCGTGCTCAACGAAGGCCGCAGCGACGAAATGCTCAAGAACTCCGTGGGCTCCATCATCGCCAACATGAGCAGGGAATATGGCGACAAAACCCTGAATCTGCTCGTGGACGCTCAGGAACAGGTTTTCCAAAAGTACTCCGAGATGAAGGACCAGATCAACCGCAAGATCGCCGCCAACAACCAGGAATTCCGCCTCACGGACCCCGAACGGGGGCTGGATGTCTGCAAGCCGGCCCACCTTTGGGCGATGGAATTCATCGAGGCCGATCCCGCCGGCCTGCCGGTGCTGGACAAGATCCATTACCAGCAGGACACCACCGGCCTGCCGGAGAAGCTGCTGCAGCTTTACAGCCTGGCTTCCGCGGTCAGGGCGGAGGACTTCGCCCTCTCCGGCCACAAATATCTGCCCGTGGACAGCCTTCTGGATCCTGAAACCGTGGCCTCCATGTTTTTGGAAGCCGAGGAACTGGCCAAGGCGATCGACCGTTCCCTGTATGATGGCTACGATCCCTTCCTGGCCCCGCCCGAATTTTTCCAGCAGCTGGACCAGGCAGAGCTGGCCCTCAAAAAGTTCGCCGGCGGCCCCGGCCAGCTCATCCTCTCCTCCGGTGGCTTCAACCCCATTCTGCTGGAAGCCTTGCTGGGCAGTTGCGCGGAGGATTTCCGGTTTGTGGAGGAGGCCGAAAGCCAGCTGGTGAGCCACGTGTTTGAGCTCGGACCCATCGAGGCTGTGGAGCCAGAGGACCTGCTGGAGGTGATAGACAAGCTGATCGAGCAGAAATCCGGCGGGAAAAACGATCTTAAGGACTGGTTCTCGCACCGGATCATGGGCATCAAGAAGCATGTCGGCGATTGCCGGATAGACGGCAGCAAGGTGGATGAGCTGCACGAGCTTAAAAACCTGCGCACCCACCTGCAGATGAAGGGGAAGGCTGCCCTGCTGGTGCAAAAATACAACCAGTTGCTGCGCGAGAACTTCAAGGTGAAACACAGCTTCTCCAGCTACAAGGATTATCTCTTTCTCCAATCCTTGCGTGAATACTACCTCACCTGGACCTGCCTGAACGAAACCCTCCGGGCCCTGCGTGCCCCCTCCCTGGACCTTTGGGTGGATCCCGAAGGAGATCAGCTGCCCTGGCTGAAAGGCCTCAAGGCGTTTCAGGAACTCCTCGCCGCCGAAAACGCCCTGCAGGATTACCACGCCGAACTCAGCCTGGACAGGCTCTATCATCCCCAACTGGCCGAACTGGCCGGGGCCGTGCGCAAAAGAAGCTACGCTGAATACCGTGATGCCTACGCGGAATATCAGAAGCTGATGTCGCGCGTCTATACCATGAAATCCTTCGACGACCTCTACAACGATCTTTTCCAAAAGCTCCCCCTCACCGTTCAGCATTGCCGCGACCTCGCCCAGCGCGAACAACGCCTGGAGATCAGCCGGGAAGCCATCGACGCGGCCCTGTGGTATCGCAAGGAGCAATCCGTGCTGGATACCGTCACCCCCTATGTGTCCGGCCTGGACGAGGACCTGGAGCGGATGCACCATCTGCGGGCGGACCTCTTTCACAAGACCACGGAGCTGATCGCCTTCAAAGCCTGGAAAAGCCTCCAGCAAAAGGTGACCGAAGAGCAAAAGGCCGCCCTCACCGCCTGGCTGATCGCCCTCAACGACGCCGGCCGCGGTTACGGCAAAAACCACGCCCTCAACCTCCGCGAGGCGGCCAAACACATGCGCCGCGCCCGCCAGGCCGTGCCCGTCTGGATCATGACCATCCGCGCCGCCATCACCTTCTTCTCCGACGCCGCCCCCGCCCAATTCGACCTCCTCATCATGGACGAAGCCAGCCAGTGCGACATCAGTTCCTACAACCTCATCTTCCGCTCCCGCCGCTCCATCATCGTGGGCGATCCCAACCAGACCGCCGTGGTCGTGGATTCCAACCAGTTCTCCAAAGCCCGCGTCGGTGACCTCCTCGAGCGCCATTTCCCCGGCTACGACTTCCGCCAGACCCTCAACGTTACCGAATCCGACAACAGCATCTACTCCATGTGCCGCGTCACCTACCCCAACTACATCAGCCTGGTGGAGCACTTCCGCTGCCTGCCGGAGATCATCGCCTTCTCGAACCAGAATTTCTATGCCGGCCGCATCATCCCCCTGCGCACCAACAACCTCAGGAACCTCGGCGCGCCGGTGGAACTCATTTATGTGGAGGACGATCCCAAGGACCTCAGAAAGATCCGCGTGGCCGAGCGGGTGACCAGCGAGATCGAACGCCTGATCGAAAGATTTGAAAACAAGGAGATCCCCTTCCTGCCCACAGTGGGCATCCTAACCTTGGACAGCACCAAGGTCCAGCACCGCAACGCCCTGATCCGCGCCCTCGCCTCCAGTGATGCCGTCAAGAGCCACGAAGACGAACTCAAACTGCTGGTGGGAACTTCACGCGAATTCCAGGGCGACGAGCGCCAGATCATCTTCCTCACCATCGCCGCCTCGCCCCGGGTGGTGGAAAAAGAAGGCGAACTGGAATTCTCCGCCCCCGTGGTGGCTGAAAGCGAGGCCATGAAACGCATCTACAACGTGGCTGCCAGCCGCGCCATCTACCGCAGCGTGATCGTCCACAGCCTCCCCCCGGAAGCCGTGGCCAAAATGAAGGAGGACAACCTCCGCCGCCGCCTGATGGACCACTACGGAGGCCTCAGCGCCAGGGAAAAGCCCCGCGACACCAGCCCGGAAGCCCTTCTCAGCCAGACCGACGCCAACCTCGGCGATTTCGGCCGCCAGGTCTGCCAGGCCCTCTGCGGGAACGGATTCCGGGAGGAGCTCATCCCCCAGTTCAAGATCGGGAACTACACCCTCGATTTCGCCATCTGCCAGGGCGACGTCAAGATCGCCATCATCTGCGATGGACTCGAGGGACGCACCGGACAGGAATTCATCAGCGCCTCGCTGGACCAGCAGCAGGTGCTGGAACGCGTGAACTGGAAATACTACCGCCTGCAGAGCACCGAGTGGTATTACAAAAAAGCCGAGGTGACCGCCAAACTCTTCTCCTGGCTGAACAATCAGCTCAAAGCCTGAGTTGGTCCCCGCTGGCGCCGGGCGAAAAAAGACACTGGCGCCAGCGACCTGGCCAACTCAGTTGGGTTTAAAAGTGCGAGGCAGTGAAACTGGTCGTTTGAGCTGAGGCCAAGCCTGTCCGTGTCAGCTGGCATCCATATGACTGACTTGTCATATAACTAGTTTAATAGATTTGACCCAATATCCAGTTTCCCCGGATCCAGACGAATAATTTAAACTGATCCTATTGCTGCCCGAATTGAGATAACTGGAGATATCGTAATAATCATCCTGATAAGACCCGCCCAATGATGACCAATTTGCCACCTTGCTATTGTTAACATACAATGATACAGGAGCATATCCTTCTTCGCTTCCCGACGCGCTCGTCAAGTGTCTGATTCGTAGTGAAGCGGATGTAACTCCACCGGGCATATCCACATCGAATGCAAAGCTTGAACCTTGAAACATATACAAATGGTAACTGGAATCGTACCTGTCTTCAATTCTGCATCCTGAGGAGCTATAGTCTTCCACCCCTTCGGTTTTCACAGATCCGGATGAAAAATCAACCGAAATCTCGCCACGTTCGAAAACCTGTGTGCCCGGTGTGCCTGTTACCTTACCGGATTCATCCGCAGAGAAACTCACTCCCCCCCCAAATGAGTTAGAACTCTCTCCAGACTCAGATTGGCTACCAGATTGGCCTGCATGTTCATTGCCGGAATTCGACGATCCGTTGCTACTTCCTGTGTCTCCACTGGCAATTGCCAAAACAGCAAACACCAACAAGATAATTGCGGTCAGAACAATTCTACCTTCAGTTTTCATTGGTTTTTCTCCTTCTATTTGTTAGCTTGGTTTTCTTGGATATGCTTATCAACAAATAGCATAATCCCATTGTAGCATACACTAGTTCATCATAGATATCGAAAGTGCCGGGAATTAATCTGTATAATTGCCCAAGTTCAATGGACATGGTAAACACCAAATAAAGCGAAACAAGAGAGATGCATCCTCCGATCTGTTTAGGTTTCCATAGTGATGTTAAAATATGAAGCAAGGCCAATGCCCACAATGAATCCGGCAGGTAATTCCTTGCCCCTCTTAAAATTGGGTTTCGCAGAATGTCGAGATCACATGTAATACCGAGGTCAAACAGATTCATGGTTTTCTGTACAAAAACATTACTGGGAGGGTATATCAAATATACCATGCATGCCGTGACAATGCAGAGCAAAGGTATTGCGACGTATTCAAACCATAGTTTCAAAAACTGCGCATGGGG includes:
- a CDS encoding AAA family ATPase, whose protein sequence is MAISQTPLRNLFTYIRDLYDVAGLYGDFLAEQGNPKQFGMNAWTLQELIQLHAESQGKYAKYFSVRFGEGEEDPASKPAKKGKSSHEQTSNTNVLLSISKPELNPEPLPDPRLSPWLTLTPRHNDMPLLNYLDKIPLTKGKKTAPPVPSPGPRVILTQEDAWEDDEAPVATTEPSPDAEWDYFSNHPELKKPFEAYKKAYEAHWQANRLPLQLAALYDSLHTLYYEVKGSSRLELALSFGLVAMKMGAVRYRNYLYQVPLIMELKKGNIQISLDAVTAGVTCDAHFLPYLKDLHPKDSPASIEKRKEEILSAVSAFNSGIHLLSFYPEDMHTEFFDPALLTLDSFPSKTVKFFLGDKLTEGKEPLKEGERLDYAFHDEIPEKNLVFSFSPVIQTRIMEVNTLIYRDASNIIKEIDRLEAAKNTAAIPNLFKKMFVVGDGSFPEAQPPQSLQGELHFPKPYNKEQLRIIERIATEDALVVEGPPGTGKSHTIANIVAHSVANGLNILVVSQNAKALTVIRNQIPESIRDLSVAVLNEGRSDEMLKNSVGSIIANMSREYGDKTLNLLVDAQEQVFQKYSEMKDQINRKIAANNQEFRLTDPERGLDVCKPAHLWAMEFIEADPAGLPVLDKIHYQQDTTGLPEKLLQLYSLASAVRAEDFALSGHKYLPVDSLLDPETVASMFLEAEELAKAIDRSLYDGYDPFLAPPEFFQQLDQAELALKKFAGGPGQLILSSGGFNPILLEALLGSCAEDFRFVEEAESQLVSHVFELGPIEAVEPEDLLEVIDKLIEQKSGGKNDLKDWFSHRIMGIKKHVGDCRIDGSKVDELHELKNLRTHLQMKGKAALLVQKYNQLLRENFKVKHSFSSYKDYLFLQSLREYYLTWTCLNETLRALRAPSLDLWVDPEGDQLPWLKGLKAFQELLAAENALQDYHAELSLDRLYHPQLAELAGAVRKRSYAEYRDAYAEYQKLMSRVYTMKSFDDLYNDLFQKLPLTVQHCRDLAQREQRLEISREAIDAALWYRKEQSVLDTVTPYVSGLDEDLERMHHLRADLFHKTTELIAFKAWKSLQQKVTEEQKAALTAWLIALNDAGRGYGKNHALNLREAAKHMRRARQAVPVWIMTIRAAITFFSDAAPAQFDLLIMDEASQCDISSYNLIFRSRRSIIVGDPNQTAVVVDSNQFSKARVGDLLERHFPGYDFRQTLNVTESDNSIYSMCRVTYPNYISLVEHFRCLPEIIAFSNQNFYAGRIIPLRTNNLRNLGAPVELIYVEDDPKDLRKIRVAERVTSEIERLIERFENKEIPFLPTVGILTLDSTKVQHRNALIRALASSDAVKSHEDELKLLVGTSREFQGDERQIIFLTIAASPRVVEKEGELEFSAPVVAESEAMKRIYNVAASRAIYRSVIVHSLPPEAVAKMKEDNLRRRLMDHYGGLSAREKPRDTSPEALLSQTDANLGDFGRQVCQALCGNGFREELIPQFKIGNYTLDFAICQGDVKIAIICDGLEGRTGQEFISASLDQQQVLERVNWKYYRLQSTEWYYKKAEVTAKLFSWLNNQLKA
- a CDS encoding T9SS type A sorting domain-containing protein translates to MNKSFMILFLGLTVALGAFEIFPYALEVEGIEHVNLEQNPLVLGNCVGDQSYLQLNSGTGWVQYPSYLKGVPITGSCLLNDSTLMLAMGAGFWSDGVYNFDLNNHSWQLNEWFYRPNFLLRYPGNGNFYVGDDTGLLFSTDGADWNWVYTIGKYECNSLAWHGEHLVTNIGNGVWYSADSGQSWQMSPMTLLKGFRFTDQGILYGLMNDGSDSDGLWRSLDYGATWNVVFYTTGLNQIGPDFAGYLPLGWGQPNENGLFLELKAPDDSLISMSHPVLHYPVWALEVFPLVNTPSFYVLNLAGIYFLTGFSPVEADDPAVPPVSGWSATLFPNPAKSWTELSFNATIPRGTDISLYDLKGRKIANLKLQQTGSARLRLELPKLPGGIYLLKIRAQGQAQTLRLVMAH